One genomic segment of Virgibacillus doumboii includes these proteins:
- the cysC gene encoding adenylyl-sulfate kinase encodes MAKSDNIVWHESKVTKAERRKLNSHKSAVIWFTGLSGSGKSTLSVELEKELHAMGIRTYRLDGDNVRHGLNKNLGFSPEDRKENIRRIGEVSKLMVDGGLFTLTAFISPYREDRNEVRELLEDGEFIEVFVNASVETCESRDPKGLYKKARAGEIKGFTGIDAPYEEPKNPEVTVDTDKLSLKESVQEIVAYLKEKGYLE; translated from the coding sequence ATGGCAAAATCAGATAATATTGTATGGCACGAATCGAAGGTAACAAAAGCCGAACGACGGAAATTGAACAGCCATAAAAGTGCGGTTATTTGGTTCACCGGCTTATCAGGTTCGGGTAAATCGACCCTCTCTGTGGAATTAGAAAAAGAACTGCATGCGATGGGAATTCGTACTTATCGTCTCGACGGGGATAACGTTCGCCACGGTTTAAATAAAAATCTGGGATTCAGCCCGGAAGACCGAAAAGAGAACATTCGCCGTATCGGTGAAGTTTCCAAACTGATGGTCGATGGAGGTTTGTTTACGTTAACTGCGTTTATTTCCCCATATCGTGAAGACCGTAATGAGGTCCGTGAACTGCTGGAAGATGGTGAATTTATTGAGGTTTTTGTGAATGCAAGTGTTGAAACGTGTGAATCCCGTGATCCAAAGGGCTTATATAAAAAAGCACGTGCCGGCGAAATCAAAGGGTTCACTGGAATTGATGCACCATATGAAGAGCCAAAAAATCCGGAAGTGACAGTAGATACAGACAAGTTGAGCCTCAAAGAATCCGTTCAGGAAATTGTAGCGTACCTAAAAGAAAAAGGATATCTGGAATAA
- the cysQ gene encoding 3'(2'),5'-bisphosphate nucleotidase CysQ — MADVSLKKLLEISLEAGREILDVYEKGIEVETKEDNSPLTQADQRSHQSIMKELQEVYADIPVLSEEGAEIPFTERKNWKQFFLVDPLDGTKEFIKKNGEFTVNIALIDGKYPVMGVIYAPILDTFYYGQEGLGAFKLKNASETAIADDQDLMSKSVRLPETAESTVVNVVASRSHMSAETEEFIEELHKDYEVDVVSAGSSLKFCLVAEGKADYYPRYAPTMEWDTGAGQAIVEAAGGKVLRHEDNKRFYYNRENLKNGWFLAERREE; from the coding sequence ATGGCTGATGTGAGTTTAAAGAAGCTGCTGGAAATCTCTTTGGAAGCTGGACGCGAGATCCTAGATGTTTATGAAAAGGGTATTGAAGTGGAAACGAAGGAAGATAATTCACCGTTAACGCAGGCCGATCAGCGTTCGCATCAGTCCATAATGAAGGAATTGCAGGAGGTATATGCGGATATTCCTGTGCTGAGTGAAGAAGGTGCGGAAATTCCGTTTACGGAGCGCAAAAATTGGAAGCAATTCTTTTTAGTCGATCCATTGGATGGAACAAAAGAATTTATCAAGAAGAATGGCGAATTTACGGTAAATATTGCGTTGATTGATGGAAAATATCCTGTAATGGGTGTTATTTATGCACCGATACTGGATACGTTTTATTATGGTCAGGAAGGTTTAGGCGCATTTAAATTGAAAAATGCTTCAGAAACTGCAATTGCCGATGACCAGGATTTGATGAGTAAAAGTGTACGCTTGCCAGAAACTGCAGAGTCAACAGTGGTTAATGTTGTGGCAAGCCGCTCCCACATGTCAGCGGAAACAGAAGAATTTATCGAAGAGTTGCACAAAGATTATGAAGTCGATGTTGTATCTGCTGGAAGTTCACTTAAATTTTGCCTTGTAGCAGAAGGAAAGGCTGATTATTATCCTCGCTATGCCCCTACAATGGAATGGGATACAGGTGCTGGACAGGCCATTGTCGAAGCAGCTGGTGGGAAAGTACTTCGTCATGAAGACAATAAACGTTTTTACTACAATCGCGAGAACTTGAAGAATGGTTGGTTTTTGGCTGAAAGAAGGGAAGAGTAA
- a CDS encoding DegT/DnrJ/EryC1/StrS family aminotransferase: MVGFWLKEGKSKLGRLFLSSPHMSGNEQKYIQEAFDLNWVAPLGNNVDGFECELASYNSINGASVVTSGTAAIHLALRLLNVGTDDTVFCSSLTFVASANPILYQGANPVLIDSEMDTWNMSPKALKRAFEDAEKNGELPKAVVIVNLYGQSARMEVLMDICNSYGVPVIEDAAESLGSEYKGRKSGTFGKFGIFSFNGNKIITTSGGGALVSNDEESLKKVRFLSTQARDPAVHYQHSEVGYNYRMSNIVAGIGRGQLEVLDKRVEQRRAVFERYFEAFGNVPGFEFQPELEGTKSNRWLTALTIDPKQTGISRHEIIEKLAEYDIEARPVWKPMHLQPLFEGVVYYPHEEGNSVSDYLFEYGLCLPSGSNMTVKEQNNVISIIERFIADQS; the protein is encoded by the coding sequence ATGGTTGGTTTTTGGCTGAAAGAAGGGAAGAGTAAATTGGGACGTTTGTTTTTATCCTCACCACACATGAGCGGAAATGAACAAAAATATATACAGGAAGCCTTTGATTTAAACTGGGTGGCACCACTTGGTAATAATGTCGATGGGTTCGAATGTGAACTTGCAAGCTATAATTCTATTAATGGTGCATCTGTAGTTACTTCTGGAACTGCAGCTATTCATTTAGCATTAAGACTTTTAAACGTTGGCACAGATGATACAGTATTTTGTTCATCATTAACTTTTGTTGCCAGTGCAAATCCAATATTATACCAAGGTGCCAATCCAGTCTTGATTGACTCTGAAATGGATACATGGAATATGTCACCAAAAGCATTGAAACGTGCATTTGAAGACGCCGAAAAAAATGGAGAACTTCCCAAAGCTGTTGTTATTGTTAATTTATATGGGCAAAGCGCACGTATGGAGGTACTAATGGACATCTGTAATTCGTACGGAGTGCCGGTTATAGAGGATGCAGCTGAATCCCTAGGAAGTGAATATAAAGGTAGAAAAAGCGGCACATTTGGTAAGTTTGGCATATTTTCTTTTAATGGAAATAAGATCATTACTACTTCAGGTGGGGGCGCACTAGTCTCAAATGATGAGGAATCTTTGAAAAAAGTCAGATTCCTTTCAACTCAAGCACGTGATCCCGCGGTACATTATCAGCACAGTGAAGTTGGCTACAATTATCGTATGAGTAACATTGTTGCCGGAATCGGCCGTGGGCAGTTAGAAGTTTTGGATAAACGTGTGGAACAGCGCCGTGCAGTTTTTGAGAGATATTTTGAAGCATTTGGTAATGTTCCAGGATTTGAATTTCAGCCGGAACTTGAAGGTACGAAGTCTAATCGGTGGCTAACGGCACTAACTATTGATCCTAAGCAAACTGGAATTTCCCGTCATGAAATTATAGAGAAACTTGCCGAATATGATATCGAAGCGCGCCCGGTATGGAAACCAATGCACCTGCAGCCTTTATTTGAAGGTGTAGTGTATTATCCACATGAAGAAGGTAATAGTGTGTCGGATTATTTGTTTGAGTATGGATTGTGTTTGCCATCGGGTTCTAACATGACGGTTAAAGAACAAAATAACGTGATTTCAATTATAGAGAGATTTATTGCTGATCAATCATAA
- a CDS encoding glycerol-3-phosphate dehydrogenase/oxidase, translating to MSNFSSFMREDIFLEMEAYKQDILVIGGGITGAGIALDSVTRGLKTTVLEMQDFAAGTSSRSTKLIHGGLRYLKQLEIKVVAEVGKERKIVYENGPHVTTPEWMMLPFYDGGTFGKYTTNLGLLLYDFLAGVKKTERRKMFSPREAMVKEPLIKRDGLKGAGYYVEYKTDDARLTIEVMKKAAELGAHSINYAKVTEFIYKSDKVVGVVVEDQITGNLHKIYAKKIINATGPWVDNLREMDKSKQGKSLHLTKGVHLVFPKEKFPLQQAIYFDAPDNRMIFAIPRGDKTYVGTTDTTYNDEIASPKVKAEDYEYLIDTINFMFPSLKIDLKDVESSWAGIRPLIAEDGKNPNEISRKDEIFISDSGLFSIAGGKLTGYRKMAEQVIDKVVKQFKEEDEILHSDSNTRGLPISGGEVGGSQGFKNFKENKVEQGISLGLERKDSLNLVQRYGSNAEKVFNIYKEKADEAKQQNVDPVVFAQIVYGLEHEMVFKPADFFIRRTGALYFDISWVTKHFSSVISYMGKKLNWSNNQQEEYTRELNALIKERKPTEVEKSMI from the coding sequence ATGTCGAATTTCTCAAGTTTCATGAGGGAAGATATCTTTTTGGAAATGGAAGCATATAAACAGGATATACTGGTTATTGGTGGGGGGATCACCGGTGCAGGAATTGCCCTGGACTCGGTAACCAGAGGATTAAAGACTACAGTTCTGGAAATGCAGGATTTTGCAGCCGGTACTTCCAGCCGTTCAACAAAACTTATCCATGGAGGGTTACGTTATTTAAAACAACTGGAAATAAAGGTAGTTGCTGAAGTTGGAAAAGAAAGAAAAATTGTTTACGAGAATGGTCCTCATGTAACCACACCAGAGTGGATGATGCTTCCTTTTTATGATGGTGGCACATTTGGTAAATACACTACAAATTTAGGATTGTTACTTTATGATTTTCTCGCGGGAGTTAAAAAGACAGAACGACGTAAAATGTTCAGTCCCAGGGAAGCGATGGTGAAAGAGCCTCTTATTAAAAGAGATGGCCTAAAAGGGGCAGGCTATTATGTGGAATACAAAACAGATGATGCACGCCTAACTATAGAAGTTATGAAAAAGGCAGCTGAGCTTGGCGCTCATTCGATTAACTATGCTAAAGTAACGGAATTTATTTACAAAAGCGATAAAGTAGTAGGGGTTGTTGTAGAGGACCAAATAACAGGAAACCTACATAAAATTTATGCTAAAAAAATAATTAATGCTACTGGTCCATGGGTTGATAACCTTAGAGAAATGGATAAATCAAAGCAAGGAAAATCTTTGCATTTAACCAAGGGTGTCCACTTAGTATTTCCAAAAGAAAAATTTCCTTTACAGCAGGCAATCTATTTTGATGCACCAGATAATAGAATGATATTCGCTATTCCACGGGGGGATAAGACTTATGTGGGAACAACAGATACAACGTATAATGATGAGATAGCTTCCCCTAAAGTGAAAGCCGAGGACTATGAATATTTGATAGACACAATAAACTTTATGTTCCCATCGTTGAAGATTGACCTTAAGGACGTAGAATCCAGTTGGGCTGGCATACGGCCGTTAATCGCAGAAGACGGTAAAAATCCAAATGAAATTTCCCGTAAAGATGAGATCTTTATATCAGATTCCGGTTTGTTCTCTATAGCAGGTGGCAAACTTACCGGTTACCGCAAAATGGCAGAACAAGTAATCGACAAAGTTGTAAAACAATTTAAAGAAGAAGATGAAATTTTACATTCCGATTCCAATACACGAGGACTACCCATTTCAGGAGGAGAAGTTGGCGGTTCTCAAGGTTTTAAGAATTTCAAAGAAAATAAAGTTGAACAAGGAATTTCTTTAGGTTTAGAAAGAAAGGACTCTCTAAACCTTGTTCAAAGATATGGTTCTAACGCAGAAAAGGTTTTTAATATATATAAGGAAAAGGCAGATGAGGCTAAACAGCAAAATGTTGATCCGGTCGTTTTTGCCCAAATTGTTTATGGACTGGAACATGAAATGGTTTTTAAGCCTGCAGACTTTTTTATAAGAAGAACGGGGGCTTTATATTTTGATATAAGTTGGGTAACAAAACACTTTAGCTCAGTAATATCATACATGGGTAAGAAATTAAACTGGAGTAATAATCAACAAGAAGAATATACACGAGAGTTGAATGCATTGATAAAAGAAAGGAAACCCACCGAGGTTGAAAAATCTATGATTTAG
- a CDS encoding sulfite exporter TauE/SafE family protein, which translates to MEVSYALLLLSLGILSGCYGTIVGAGGGFIFVPALLLILNMEPALAAGSGLFIVLINSLAGIAGYARQGKIKFRLGLKIAIGAFPGALIGVWLLQRYSSQTFFIIFATTLLILGLFLLIKSRPNSDTRSSSYNEVSSTVDTTGNTKWILLLGLFMGTLSSYLGIGGGWLLVPVLIYMFKVPTHLATATSIFSLCLYSTVGVVTQLIYNHIDWMTVLWGGIGVILGAQLGVILSQKIPGKIIIQMLSLLLIVIGIRMYFQ; encoded by the coding sequence TTGGAAGTATCATATGCATTGTTACTCCTATCATTAGGTATTCTATCGGGGTGCTATGGAACAATTGTTGGAGCCGGCGGTGGATTCATTTTCGTTCCAGCATTACTTCTCATATTAAATATGGAGCCTGCACTTGCTGCTGGTTCAGGTTTATTTATTGTTCTAATCAATTCTTTGGCGGGGATAGCGGGCTATGCCAGGCAAGGGAAGATTAAATTTCGTTTGGGATTAAAAATTGCAATAGGTGCATTTCCCGGCGCACTTATTGGAGTTTGGCTTTTACAGCGTTATTCCTCACAAACATTCTTTATTATCTTTGCAACAACTTTACTGATTCTTGGACTATTCCTGTTAATAAAGAGTCGTCCCAATTCCGATACGAGATCATCTTCTTATAATGAAGTTTCCTCCACTGTGGATACCACAGGAAATACCAAGTGGATACTTCTATTAGGTTTATTTATGGGGACCCTCTCAAGTTACCTGGGAATAGGCGGTGGATGGCTGTTGGTTCCGGTTTTGATTTACATGTTTAAAGTTCCGACACATCTTGCCACGGCAACTTCAATCTTTTCATTATGCTTATATTCCACGGTAGGAGTTGTGACACAGCTTATATATAATCATATCGATTGGATGACGGTACTGTGGGGAGGAATTGGGGTTATTCTTGGTGCACAATTAGGGGTAATCTTATCCCAAAAAATACCCGGGAAAATAATAATTCAAATGCTCTCTTTGTTATTAATAGTAATTGGTATACGAATGTACTTTCAGTAA
- a CDS encoding GntR family transcriptional regulator: MKSKLDMLEQSLDTNSGIPLHIQVRDIIRKEVLQKKLVDENGKVETEHALMERFGVSRVTIRNALKMLVDEGVIIRERGRGTFLRINHPENWTGRLLGFTEIIKESGFVPDAQITKQGYGVQEAMESELKSKLNTERTWELKRIRFADTHPTAVEHAFYPAKYGPSLEEQDLKSIAIYKYFEEELNVYLNEAKQMISAVNADAESAALLKVKEGDALLYIERITYSSDSTPIEFLKAIYRPDHFQYLIKLSRKGL, translated from the coding sequence TTGAAAAGTAAACTGGATATGCTTGAACAGTCTCTTGATACAAACAGTGGAATTCCATTACACATCCAAGTCAGAGACATTATCAGAAAAGAAGTTCTTCAAAAGAAGTTAGTAGATGAGAATGGAAAAGTGGAAACAGAGCATGCACTTATGGAAAGGTTTGGAGTCAGTCGCGTAACAATCAGGAATGCATTAAAAATGCTGGTTGATGAAGGAGTAATTATACGTGAAAGAGGTAGAGGCACTTTTTTAAGAATAAACCATCCGGAGAACTGGACGGGCAGACTACTGGGCTTCACTGAAATTATTAAAGAGTCAGGTTTTGTTCCAGATGCCCAAATCACCAAACAGGGATATGGAGTACAGGAAGCAATGGAAAGTGAACTAAAATCTAAGCTGAATACAGAGAGAACATGGGAGTTAAAACGTATACGGTTTGCAGATACCCATCCCACTGCTGTTGAACATGCATTTTATCCTGCTAAGTATGGCCCTTCATTAGAAGAGCAGGATTTAAAAAGTATTGCGATCTATAAATACTTTGAGGAAGAACTTAATGTTTACCTGAATGAAGCTAAGCAGATGATAAGCGCTGTAAATGCAGATGCTGAATCTGCAGCCTTACTGAAAGTAAAGGAGGGGGATGCATTATTGTATATAGAAAGGATTACTTACTCTTCCGATTCCACGCCAATTGAATTTTTAAAAGCAATATATCGACCTGATCATTTTCAGTACCTAATTAAACTATCGAGAAAAGGATTATAA
- a CDS encoding arylsulfatase, whose product MAKKPNVLLILNDDMGYSDIGCYGGEVETPNLDRLAANGVRFTQFYNTARCSPSRASLLTGLHPHQTGIGILTYDNGPEGYPGDLNNECVTIAEVLKDNGYKTYMSGKWHIAKSLKEPSENWPLQRGFDDFFGTIIGAGSFYDPNTLTRGNKNIEHETKENEEFYYTDAISDQAVQYIKNHADKENDTPFFQYVAYTAPHWPLHAKEKDIEKYKGRFDKGWDTLREERLNRLVEMGILDENWKLTERDPSQPAWEDADDKEWLQRCMEVYAAQIDSMDQGIGRIIDSLEETDQLDNTIVIFLSDNGACAEDIPLNVSVDELTENLMIAKSHTRNGEEVRFGNEPSIMPGPEDTYQSYGTAWANLSNSPFRLYKHWVHEGGISTPLIFHWPEGIRDKGSLRHSPGQLTDIMATIVEITGAKYPEIYNGNKILPLEGRSLTPIIQDDHADETPLFWEHEGNAAIRIGKWKLVKKYPELWELFDMQEDRTELNNLADQYPEFVEEMALKYEKWANRCRVVPRDKILSIMESSGTNKAFWEED is encoded by the coding sequence ATGGCAAAGAAACCGAATGTACTACTTATATTGAATGATGATATGGGTTATTCAGATATAGGGTGCTATGGGGGAGAAGTAGAAACGCCCAACCTGGATCGACTAGCAGCGAATGGTGTTCGTTTTACCCAGTTTTATAATACAGCGCGGTGCAGTCCTTCGAGAGCATCTTTGCTCACAGGGTTGCATCCACATCAGACAGGAATTGGAATCCTGACATATGATAATGGTCCTGAAGGGTATCCCGGTGATCTGAACAATGAATGTGTAACGATTGCGGAAGTCTTGAAGGATAACGGATATAAGACATATATGAGCGGTAAGTGGCATATAGCCAAGAGCTTGAAAGAGCCATCAGAAAACTGGCCGCTGCAGCGAGGATTTGATGATTTTTTTGGAACCATAATCGGTGCGGGAAGCTTTTATGACCCTAACACGCTGACCAGGGGCAACAAAAATATTGAACATGAAACGAAAGAAAATGAAGAGTTTTATTATACAGATGCGATTAGTGATCAGGCAGTTCAGTACATAAAGAACCATGCTGATAAAGAAAATGATACTCCATTTTTCCAATATGTTGCCTATACCGCACCACACTGGCCATTGCACGCAAAAGAAAAAGACATAGAAAAATACAAAGGCCGGTTTGACAAGGGATGGGACACACTTAGAGAAGAACGGTTAAACAGATTAGTGGAAATGGGAATTCTTGATGAGAACTGGAAACTTACAGAGCGTGATCCGAGCCAGCCTGCATGGGAGGATGCTGATGATAAAGAATGGCTGCAAAGATGTATGGAAGTGTATGCAGCTCAAATAGACAGTATGGACCAGGGGATTGGCAGAATTATAGATTCTCTGGAAGAAACAGATCAACTTGATAATACTATTGTTATTTTTCTTTCCGATAATGGTGCCTGTGCGGAAGATATCCCATTAAATGTTTCTGTAGATGAACTTACAGAAAATCTGATGATTGCAAAGTCACATACCAGAAATGGAGAGGAAGTAAGATTTGGTAATGAACCTTCAATAATGCCTGGCCCTGAAGACACCTATCAAAGTTATGGTACAGCATGGGCTAATCTATCAAATTCTCCTTTCCGGTTATATAAGCACTGGGTCCATGAAGGGGGAATATCAACACCATTAATCTTCCATTGGCCTGAAGGAATTAGGGATAAGGGTTCATTGAGACACTCACCAGGTCAGTTGACAGATATTATGGCAACCATTGTGGAGATAACCGGGGCGAAATACCCGGAGATTTATAACGGAAATAAAATTTTACCACTCGAAGGCAGAAGTTTGACTCCGATTATACAGGATGATCATGCTGATGAAACTCCTTTATTCTGGGAACATGAAGGAAATGCCGCTATCAGAATAGGGAAATGGAAGCTGGTCAAAAAGTATCCTGAGCTATGGGAATTGTTTGATATGCAGGAAGACAGAACTGAACTAAATAATTTAGCTGATCAGTATCCGGAATTTGTGGAAGAAATGGCATTGAAATACGAAAAATGGGCGAACAGATGCCGGGTTGTTCCGCGAGATAAAATTCTTAGCATAATGGAATCAAGCGGAACAAATAAGGCATTCTGGGAAGAAGATTAA
- a CDS encoding formylglycine-generating enzyme family protein has protein sequence MEKQIGCCSVSRNSGVYISDTSTVTKSKKVNTNDMVYLSGGTFLMGTESEEGFPTDGEGPVKEVTVQPFYIDPCTVTNKQFEEFSSQTGYTTDAEKFGWSFVFYSLVSEQSKKNVAQVVRDTPWWWAVKGASWKHPEGPDSTIKDRMDHPVVHVSWNDAKAFCEWSGKRLLTESEWEFAARGGLVGKRFPWGDNLHPKGEFMCNIWQGDFPKHNSAKDGYLSTAPAKSFPANNYGLYNVSGNVWEWCADWFSTHSKGEENNFEDPLGETKVIKGGSYLCHVSYCNRYRVAARSSNTPDSSTGHMGFRCAADG, from the coding sequence GTGGAGAAGCAAATTGGGTGTTGCAGCGTAAGTAGAAATTCTGGCGTATACATTTCAGATACCTCTACAGTTACAAAGAGTAAAAAAGTTAACACCAATGACATGGTTTATTTATCAGGCGGAACTTTTTTAATGGGGACTGAAAGTGAAGAAGGTTTTCCGACAGACGGGGAAGGCCCCGTAAAGGAAGTAACAGTTCAACCTTTTTATATTGATCCATGTACTGTTACAAACAAACAATTTGAAGAATTTAGTAGCCAGACGGGGTATACGACAGATGCAGAAAAGTTTGGCTGGTCCTTTGTTTTTTATTCTTTGGTTAGTGAACAATCGAAGAAAAATGTGGCCCAAGTCGTAAGGGATACACCATGGTGGTGGGCTGTAAAAGGAGCCAGTTGGAAACACCCGGAAGGTCCGGACTCAACTATTAAAGACAGAATGGACCATCCAGTAGTACATGTATCCTGGAATGACGCAAAGGCGTTTTGTGAGTGGAGTGGAAAGCGTTTACTTACTGAATCGGAGTGGGAGTTCGCTGCCCGGGGAGGTTTGGTAGGTAAAAGGTTTCCATGGGGAGACAATCTCCATCCTAAAGGTGAATTCATGTGTAATATTTGGCAGGGTGATTTTCCGAAACATAATTCTGCTAAGGATGGATACCTGTCAACTGCTCCGGCCAAGTCGTTTCCTGCTAACAATTATGGACTTTATAATGTTTCAGGCAATGTGTGGGAATGGTGCGCAGATTGGTTCAGCACTCATTCAAAAGGAGAAGAAAACAACTTTGAAGATCCATTGGGTGAAACTAAAGTAATTAAAGGTGGCTCTTACTTATGTCATGTTTCTTATTGTAATAGGTATCGTGTGGCAGCTAGAAGTTCTAATACACCGGATAGTTCAACAGGTCATATGGGGTTTCGCTGTGCAGCAGATGGGTAG
- a CDS encoding TRAP transporter substrate-binding protein gives MIKRSISIFLVLIFVGVLVGCSQSGSGETSSGDAEYTFKIANVLSKEDVTSKGLDKFAELVEKKSDGNIQIDVLHGGQLGSGVETFEAVKNGNLDFAADSFANLASITPAFEMFHLPFLFESRNQFLNTMNSEKVQERVNKELEEVNLKWFTTLEIGGPRVIGTSEEKIQSLEDLEGLKFRASRSPLEIASQEAWGAKGVTVDWPETPEAVRLGMVDGLTVPYASFYSAKFHEGDLINYIADVNFQTYASVMVVNSEMWAELPDDVKKILTEAEKEAREWHVDFLGDYITENINKMKAEGVEVYTLPEEEVQKIKEVTKEKVWGEFVGKEGMPQDKLDLILEERGSVGEGGWGYQIDG, from the coding sequence ATGATTAAAAGGTCAATTAGTATTTTCCTGGTATTGATTTTTGTTGGTGTATTGGTTGGTTGTAGTCAGTCGGGGAGCGGAGAAACTTCATCAGGAGATGCAGAGTATACTTTTAAGATTGCGAACGTATTGTCAAAAGAGGATGTAACCAGTAAAGGGCTTGATAAATTTGCTGAACTCGTAGAGAAAAAGTCTGATGGAAATATTCAAATCGATGTATTGCATGGTGGGCAACTAGGATCAGGGGTTGAAACTTTTGAAGCTGTAAAAAATGGTAATTTAGATTTTGCTGCTGATTCTTTTGCAAACCTGGCAAGCATTACTCCAGCCTTTGAAATGTTCCATTTACCATTTTTGTTTGAATCACGGAATCAGTTCTTAAATACAATGAATAGTGAAAAAGTACAAGAAAGAGTCAATAAAGAATTAGAAGAAGTTAACTTAAAGTGGTTTACAACATTGGAAATTGGTGGTCCACGGGTTATTGGGACTTCCGAAGAGAAAATTCAATCACTGGAGGATTTGGAAGGACTAAAATTCCGTGCATCCCGGTCCCCGCTTGAGATTGCAAGTCAGGAGGCATGGGGAGCTAAAGGGGTAACTGTTGACTGGCCAGAAACACCTGAAGCAGTACGACTTGGAATGGTCGACGGTTTAACTGTTCCTTATGCGAGCTTTTACTCTGCAAAGTTTCATGAGGGTGATCTAATCAACTATATAGCAGATGTAAACTTCCAAACATATGCATCTGTAATGGTAGTTAATTCTGAAATGTGGGCGGAATTACCTGACGATGTCAAAAAGATATTGACAGAGGCCGAAAAGGAGGCACGTGAATGGCATGTTGATTTTCTCGGAGACTATATTACAGAGAATATAAATAAGATGAAAGCAGAAGGAGTAGAAGTTTATACGCTTCCAGAAGAGGAAGTTCAAAAAATAAAAGAAGTCACTAAGGAAAAAGTCTGGGGAGAATTTGTTGGAAAAGAAGGAATGCCTCAGGATAAATTGGACTTAATTTTGGAAGAAAGAGGTTCAGTTGGTGAAGGTGGTTGGGGCTACCAAATTGATGGCTGA
- a CDS encoding TRAP transporter small permease produces the protein MSRQTTVNSLMKIDKILSKTVEIICVLLLIATVTTISVSIFTRFVIFYPLNFADALGKYMMMWMAFLGSGLAIKAGEHIAVDMFMDKLNAKNRKILLVIIDVLISIFLIFLIYYGWIFALSGKGSHDPFVFGISMMIPYLSVPVGFAYILVQLNITTILRVLKEDPDPAVKEKSLLPD, from the coding sequence ATGAGTAGACAAACTACTGTCAATTCTTTAATGAAAATAGACAAGATACTGTCGAAAACTGTAGAAATTATTTGCGTCCTTCTTCTAATTGCTACAGTTACAACTATATCTGTCTCCATATTTACCCGCTTCGTAATCTTTTACCCCTTGAACTTCGCGGATGCTTTAGGAAAATATATGATGATGTGGATGGCCTTTCTTGGTTCAGGTTTAGCAATTAAAGCGGGTGAACATATTGCAGTTGATATGTTTATGGATAAGTTAAACGCCAAGAACAGGAAAATCCTATTAGTTATCATAGATGTACTAATTTCTATTTTCCTAATATTTCTTATTTATTATGGATGGATTTTCGCGTTAAGTGGAAAAGGTTCACATGATCCTTTTGTGTTTGGAATAAGTATGATGATTCCATATTTGTCTGTACCAGTAGGATTTGCCTATATTCTGGTTCAACTTAATATAACTACTATATTAAGGGTTTTAAAGGAAGATCCTGATCCAGCTGTAAAAGAAAAATCATTACTTCCAGATTAA